The Syngnathus scovelli strain Florida chromosome 13, RoL_Ssco_1.2, whole genome shotgun sequence genome has a window encoding:
- the LOC125979767 gene encoding uncharacterized protein gives MGVFAGNLASRCAATLRKFPKTVMSRRFHASRIEGVDKNVWVEFTQMAADYKPVNLGQGFPDFGPPEYIQEAFCEALRGGPSMHQYTRAFGHPRLVNSLAKFFSGIVGQKIDPMEDVLVTVGAYQALFCAFQALVDEGDEVIIVEPFFDCYQPMVKMTGGKAVYIPLRPKVEGGGALSSGDWVLSSDELAAKFTPRTKAIVINTPNNPLGKVYTKEELQVIADLCIKHDALCFSDEVYEWLTYDGAQHVKIASLPGMWERTVTIGSAGKTFSATGWKVGWAIGAGRILKHMKTVHQNSVYHCATAAQEAVARGFERELETFGSADSYFRQLPGALQRKRHKLAACLESVGLKPIMPQGGYFMITDISSVEVDLADPSTKDEAYDFKFVKWLIKEKGLATIPVSAFYSAEHGKDFDKYIRFCFIKEDSTLDAAEAILRKWKAARDVKKKMTRKQIHVTCPRETMSPGVATKRSKPSSSQLEEKVDWRKKKAQLKEAKKQRKEAKLIKQLENQKQKEAAEKEKAEETHTHDKEGRAYTVSVALPGSVLDNAQSAELRTYLAGQIARACVIFSVDEIIVFDEQGEDVKSVEGEYKGIGKKGQACVQLARILQFLECPQYLRKMFFPKHQDLQYAGLLNPLDSPHHMRMDEESEYREGIVLDRPTRAGKGSLVNCGMRKEVQIDKQLQPGLRVTVRLNVPLKQEGKTYKGVVVAPHVPTTEGGLYWGYSVRLASCLSAVFTESPYKDGYDVTVGTSEKGSNVDDASLRPFKHLLVVFGGVQGLESSLDADQNLDVTCPSVLFDLYLNTCPAQASRTIRTEEAILISMSTLRPKIAAAFSST, from the exons ATGGGAGTCTTCGCCGGGAATCTTGCAAGTCGCTGCGCCGCTACGCTTCGAAAGTTCCCAAAG ACAGTCATGTCTCGAAGATTTCACGCGAGCCGGATCGAAGGAGTGGACAAAAATGTTTG GGTGGAGTTCACCCAAATGGCAGCTGACTACAAGCCCGTCAACCTCGGGCAGGGTTTCCCGGACTTCGGCCCTCCGGAATACATCCAAGAAGCCTTCTGTGAAGCCCTGCGCGGCGGACCCTCCATGCACCAGTACACGCGCGCCTTC GGCCACCCACGTCTGGTAAATAGTCTGGCCAAATTCTTCAGCGGCATCGTGGGCCAGAAGATCGATCCCATGGAGGACGTCCTAGTGACGGTGGGCGCTTACCAGGCGCTCTTCTGCGCTTTCCAAGCGCTGGTGGACGAGGGGGACGAG GTGATCATCGTGGAGCCTTTCTTCGACTGCTACCAGCCTATGGTGAAGATGACGGGCGGGAAGGCCGTTTACATCCCGCTGAGGCCA AAAGTCGAAGGCGGCGGAGCCCTGTCAAGCGGCGACTGGGTCCTGTCCTCCGACGAGCTGGCCGCAAAATTCACGCCACGCACCAAAGCCATCGTCATCAACACGCCCAACAACCCGCTGGGAAAG GTGTACACAAAGGAAGAGCTGCAAGTGATCGCCGACCTGTGCATCAAACACGACGCGCTGTGCTTCAGCGACGAGGTGTACGAGTGGCTCACTTACGACGGAGCCCAGCATGTGAAAATAG CCAGCCTGCCCGGCATGTGGGAGCGGACCGTCACCATCGGGAGCGCCGGCAAGACCTTCAGCGCCACCGGATGGAAG GTGGGCTGGGCCATCGGCGCCGGCCGCATCCTCAAACACATGAAGACCGTCCATCAGAATAGCGTGTACCACTGCGCCACAGCCGCTCAG GAAGCGGTAGCTCGCGGCTTCGAACgggagttggaaactttcggcTCGGCGGACAGCTACTTCCGCCAGCTGCCAGGCGCGCTGCAGCGAAAGCGGCACAAGCTGGCCGCGTGTCTGGAGAGCGTGGGCCTGAAGCCCATCATGCCGCAGGGGGGCTACTTCATGATAACCGACATCTCCTCTGTCG AGGTGGATCTCGCTGACCCGAGCACAAAAGACGAAGCCTACGACTTCAAATTTGTCAAATGGCTCATTAAAGAGAAG ggCTTGGCGACAATTCCCGTGTCAGCCTTCTACAGTGCCGAGCACGGCAAAGACTTTGACAAATACATCCGATTCTGCTTTATCAAG GAGGACTCCACTCTGGATGCAGCAGAGGCCATCCTGAGAAAGTGGAAGGCTGCACGTGACGTG aagaagaagatgacCCGGAAGCAAATACACGTCACGTGTCCTCGTGAAACCATGTCTCCCGGCGTCGCTACGAAgagatcaaaaccatcctccTCTCAG CTGGAGGAAAAGGTTGACTGGAGGAAAAAGAAAGCGCAAC TCAAGGAGGCCAAGAAGCAGAGGAAAGAGGCCAAGCTGATCAAACAGCTAGAAAATCAGAAACAAAAAGAGGCTGCTGAGAAGGAAAAAGCAGAGGAGACGCACACACATGACAAAGAAG GTCGAGCGTACACGGTGAGCGTGGCTCTGCCGGGCTCGGTCCTGGACAACGCTCAGTCGGCCGAACTGCGCACTTACCTGGCGGGACAGATCGCCCGCGCCTGCGTCATCTTTTCCGTGGATGAGATTATCGTTTTTGATGAGCAAGGCGAAGATGTCAA GAGCGTGGAAGGCGAGTACAAAGGAATCGGGAAGAAAGGCCAAGCGTGCGTTCAGCTGGCCAGAATCCTCCAATTCCTGGAGTGTCCACA GTACCTGCGCAAGATGTTCTTCCCAAAGCATCAAGACTTGCAGTATGCAG GACTTCTGAACCCTTTGGACAGTCCGCACCACATGAGGATGGACGAGGAATCGGAATACCGGGAGGGCATCGTCCTGGACAGGCCCACCAGAGCGGgcaaaggttctttggtcaactGCGGCATGAGGAAG GAGGTGCAAATCGACAAGCAGCTACAGCCGGGCTTGAGAGTCACCGTTCGTCTTAACGTGCCGCTGAAGCAAG AGGGCAAAACATACAAGGGCGTGGTGGTGGCTCCTCACGTGCCCACCACGGAAGGCGGCCTTTACTGGGGCTACAGCGTCCGCCTGGCATCCTGTCTCA GCGCCGTTTTCACAGAAAGTCCGTACAAGGACGGCTACGACGTGACGGTCGGCACATCGGAAAAAGGCAGCAACGTGGACGACGCCTCGCTGCGGCCATTCAA GCATCTTCTGGTGGTCTTCGGAGGAGTCCAGGGACTGGAGTCCAGTCTGGATGCCGATCAGAACCTGGACGTGACGTGTCCTAGCGTCCTCTTTGACCTCTACCTCAACACGTGTCCTGCCCAGGCCAGCCGCACCATTCGCACGGAG GAAGCCATTTTAATCTCCATGTCGACGCTGAGGCCGAAGATAGCGGCTGCCTTTTCCAGTACCTGA